The Antechinus flavipes isolate AdamAnt ecotype Samford, QLD, Australia chromosome 4, AdamAnt_v2, whole genome shotgun sequence genomic interval tagcatttattaaactctcctGGGAAGCtccaaaaaagaaacagatctaCCTgcagaagcttacattctaattccTCTTTTGCTTTGTGAATGTCTTTCCTGTTATTGGGAAGGAAAAGATGCATTGGATACATTTGTGACTTGGGTCCGTGGTTTGTCGTACTTTCCCTGGGTATTAAAGTTCTGCATTATGATTGATCTCTATCTATAAAAGCCTAAAAGTCTTTGTAGCATTAGCTTGTAATCATTCCTTTtatcctctttcccctttttgaattaaaaaagagaacCCCAAGGAGATATTAAGGGCAATCATTTTGATTCAGAAAGGATGTCATTACCCATAGAGATCTGTGGGACTGAAAGAACCCCTGCTgcccatttttttcctcatcaagACATGAGACAGTGGCAGGTGTGGCTTGGCAAGGCAAGAGAGTAGTTAGTTGTACATTCTATGTCTTCCTTCCAGCAGCTTCAGGAAACAGCCagatttctcttttctgcttATGGAGgttaaaatcttttcttattgACTCACTGAGTAGTGAGCAGCCCTAGTGAGGGAACCAGTGACTAAGGCTTCCCCCATCAGCATTAAGATCCTTTTCTCCAGCTCTGTTTACTTCTCTTGGCTCTAGGACCAAGGTCAGAAATAGCAGTTCTGTATTTCTTGTCTTCCACATAGTTCTACTTtcctcaattcaattcagtttagttaattcaattcaattcaattccacaaacatgATAAAACTCTAAAAAGCTCTATAATTAAGTCATGGAGATATAAatcaagtactattattatccctattttacagatgaggaaactgtaaaacaggatttgaactcaagtcttcctggttcATAACTCTGGtcctctattcactatatcacctagctgccagtAATAGGTTGATTTAGAACTGTAAGAAATATTTAAAGTCATGAAGTCTAAATCTATCATTTTGTAGATGACAATAAAGCAAatatagattaagtgacttgcccagggtcacactgctagtaaatacatcagagaggatttgaattcatatctttctgactctaggtccagcactctatcacTTAGGTACCACCTCGGTGTCTCAAGAGCTCTGTTCTTGTCTATGTAGATATCAGTCAGTGGGACTTGGTTGCTTACTTTCATCATTGAAAGGCTGAAGAAGGGTTAACCAGCTGGGAGGCTATTATAATAATCCAGAATAGAGGGGATGGTTTCTGAACTAAGCTGGAGAtctcataaaagaagaaaaagaagcaagcatttattaaacacctagtgcataccaggcactgtgttaagcacttttcatttgatctttgtaaccaccttgggagataggtgctattattatctccattttacaatcaAGGACACTGAGGCAGATAAAGGTTAAGCTTAGGGTCACCCAGCTGATAAAtgtcttaggctggatttgactCAGAGAGGAACAAATAGATCTAGAGATGATATGGAGTTAAACTTGATAGAACTTGACATCTGTTTGGATatagaagatgaaagaaaggaaaggatggaagaTAATAGAGATCTTGAGTATAGCTGATTGGAAGGATAAAgatataatcatcaaaataagaCTTCTTTTCCCCTCTGGATCATTCCTCAGGTTGTCTGGGTTTTGAAAGGACCAATAACCTCATCAATTCAGCTGGGTTGAATTTTTATccaaaaagaaggaaggcaggctCTGGAGAGGACTCTACTGTTCACAAATTAGGTATCAGTACTCTGGGGCTCACTGACATGCCAAAATCAAAGTGGCTGGGGCATtagtggagaggggagagaaagagagaagaaggaagaattgggaggggagagggagaaagagattgtAAAACATGGAGAAAGAGGGCTGGAGAAGAATGGGCAGAATCTGTAacggatgaatgaatgaagtattaatttatatgtttactatgtgcaaagcactgtgttaagtatcATCAGAAACTCCCAAACAGAAAAGTTTCttttctcaagaagttcacattctaatgggggaaagttCCCCTATACGTCAGAGGGGAAAAGTTCCATAGTCCTTCAAGTGCGCAGTGGCAAAACAAATATTAATGCCTCTTGTTTAAGATCATTTCCACTATTAAAATCTTATcagtttctgatattgaaccaaggACCAGTGACAAGTGCATTCTTTTCAGAGTCTTCTGTGGCTACAGCCACTTCCCCAGCAGCATAGGGTTTGTACGCATGGTGTAAATTCTAGGAAGGTTATGTGTGAGTAGAATAAGCTGATAGCctgtgggggtgtgtgtgtgatgggGAGTGCCTCGGTTACTCCTCCTTTACGAGGTAAGTACAAGTAGTTTTAGCTGGTTATAACAAAACCCTGGATCCTTGAAGTGCTGAGATGGGGGAATTTCTAATTGCACCTTTCTTGGCAACTTTCCTGTGCTGAGCTCAGGCAGAATCAGCTCTCTCATAACATTGTCCTCCTGCTCAGACCTTCAGTGAATACACCAAAAATATGATTATTTGGTCAGTTAATGGATTTCAACTTTCATCAGAAGCATTTTTACTGGGACCCCATCACCTTCCAGCCTTTCAATGCTGTCagtaaacatctttttttttttttccttttcttttttttttaaattaaagcttttcattttcaaaacatatgcatagataatttttcaacagtgacttctataaaaccttgtgttccaaattttcccttccttccccctaccctttcccctagatggcaagcaatccattatatgttaaacatgttaaaatatatgttaaatccaatatatgtatacatatttatataaatatcttactacataagaaaaattaggaaagaatttttccttttttttcaaaaaggaaaaaaatgagaaagaaaacaaaatgcaagcaaacaacaacaaaaagagtgaaaatgctatgttgtgaaccacactcagttcccacagtcctctctctgggtgcagatggctttcttcatcataaggtCATTAGAACTGGCTTcactcatctcattgttagaaagagccacatccatcagaactgatcatcgtataatcttgttgttgctgtgtataatgatctcctggctctgtcAGTTAGCATCTTGATGGGAACGAATAGCTTTCTGAGTGTCAAAGGATTTGGTACCAGAGGTACATATAAGAGATGCCTGGTCCTTGAATTGATAATCTAATTGGGGAGACAGTAAAATAGTTTACAAAGACTATAGTATCTTTGATCTAGAAGGAGGACCTTGGAGATTCTAGCATCTAATTTCATTCTgcagagtaaaaaaataaatcttctccaccactcttcctctccccctcctccccaaagtAACTTACTCAGATTCACAAAGTGAATTAGTGACAACCCTAATGAATCCAAGTTTTCCACTAAATTACAACTGTCATATTcttagaaagaagggaagaaggaaaatatgcTTTTATCAAATGCATATCCCAGGCATCATGCTAAACACcgctaaaattaattgaaaagttACAATCCccatcttcaaggagtttacattttaatgagggaagacaatacACACTGGGAAGCCTTGGGTACATGCCTTTTAGCTTAAGCTGACTCTGTAATGGATTAGAAACCTCAcagaactgtttttaaaaaatggactcttgatcttttttgcatttttgacCCTTGGCAGTCCAGTGACATTAATGGACCCCTTCTCAGGAAAATGTTTCCAAATGCATAGGATCAAataaataagattacaaaggaaaagagttATATCAAAGAAACAgtgatcaaaatattttcaaaaacttaAATTCAAGAATCTCCTAAAATATTTCAATGGACTCCTTGGGGTTTgaatctccctctctcccttttagAAGTATAAAATTTCTTGGAGAtcttttaggctttttttttttttttttgccatagagAACCAGAGTAAAGGAGCTATTAGAGTGGCTTAAGATTAATGTAAGAGAGCTTCTTGGTAGAGCTCAGTTTTTGAGCCCCAAATGGCAGAATCTCTGGGAGATTTGGTTATGGATGGACGAAGAGTGGGTTGGAATTAATTCAAGAGGGCATCTGGTAGTTTCTGAATTCAGAATAAGGTATGGGGAGATGTGGATAAAGGTAGGCAAAAAAGGGGGGACATTGTATAGAATGAGGATCTGAGGAACATGGGATGGAGGCTTGTGTAAGAATATAGAAATGAGAGTCAGTAGAACAGGAACTACTTTCTTTACCAGAATGGGGACTCTGTGATGGGAAGTGGGTGAGATAGAGAAGGTAGTTAGTGAATGCATCCTCATGGTCAGGATCCAGTGGGGTAGAGGGACCATTGTTAGGCTTCAGTATAGGACTGGCACTGAGGGGACAGAAACAGCAGAGAGATGGCCCCAGGATGGAGTTGATGAAGCTATCAATCCTTCCCCATGGGCTCATATCAATTCAAATAGAAACTAAAGGGACGGGAAATGAGCTCTAATGGGAGCTGACTCATAGCCAGAGGACGCCATCTGCCACAATGGAGTCTGGGGAGGGGAGGACAGTTTCCCTGTTTCTCAGCCTGGGGCCGCGGAAAACTAGAGCTGTGAGCCTGAGTCAGGGAGGACTCTGTGTTtctgttgctttttctttctccgtCCTAATGCTACCCTTAGCTGGTGGGAGTTACTGAGTGGAAAACATGGCCAACCTGGGAGTAGACCTAGGAGGTGAATAATCTGGGAGCAGGGAGTTGCCTGAGACCTCAGGGGTGTTGAAATCCTCAAGGTAATGGGGAGTCAGCAAGAGCTGGCTCAGCCTCCCCAGTTGGGTATATAAAGGCTCTAGCAGCTGAAGACAGTACCATTCAACCTTTCCAACCCTCTCTGAGCTATCTGTCTCTCTGAACACCCGCTCTCTCTCGACACCATGACTACCTGCAGCAGACAGTTCACCTCTTCCAGTTCCATGAAGGGCTCCTGTGGCCTTGGCGGTGGCTCCAGCCGTGTTTCCATCCTGGGTGGGGGCTCTTGCAGAGCTCCTAGTGCTTATGGGGGCTCAGGCTTTGGGGGCATGTCAGTGACAACTTCCCGCTTCTCCTCTGGAGGAGCCTGTGGCCTGGGAGGGGGCTATGGCGGGGgcttcagcagcagcagcagcttcggAGGAGCCCTAGGCAGTGGCTTTGGTGGAGGCTATGGAGGTGGAGCTGGTTTTGGTGGGGGTCTGGGTGGGGGCCTGGGTGCTGGCTTTGGTGGTGGCTATGGTGGTATGGACGGCCTCCTGGCTGGCGGGGAGAAGGTGACCATGCAGAACCTCAATGACCGTCTGGCCAGCTACCTGGACAAGGTGAGGGCCCTGGAGGAGGCCAACACTGACCTGGAGGTGAAGATCCGGGACTGGTACCAGAGGCAGAGGCCAACTGAGGACAAGGACTACAGCCCCTACTTCAGGACTATTGAGGAGCTCAAGAACAAGGTAGGTTTCACCTGGTACTCCTTTCTATTCTAACTAATCTCAGCTCTGGGATCTGGAGTGGAGCTGAACATAAATGGACAAAGTAGGAAACCATAAGAGATGATAGGTTCATCAATTTAGAGGCAAAAGAGTCCTCAGTAGCCactttttcagatggggaaactgaggcccagaaaaataaagtaacatgCCCTGAAGAGTAAAGtggcagaactgagatttgaacacagaacCTCTCATTTTGTATCCAGTTCTTGCAATTATCTTGTCTTGACTTCCAAGTAGGGGATAATAAATAACCTGGCCGCTGTGAACACTAGGAATTGTACCTTTTCCCAGTGGGAAGGAAGATCTCTGccagtcataggatcatagatttagaactgaaatggACTAGAGGCCAGCTAGTAtaaaccctttattttacagatgaccctgggaaagtcatttctcaagttttcatcttaaaattatgGCGGGGGGGCGGTGtttgaatctagattttcttGATGTCAAGTTCCACTTACTATACCTATGCTTAAATGATAAGTAAGCTGCAAGAAAGGTGGGAAGGGGAGGACGTGTGTTGATTAAGCCTCTCAGGACATCTCTAGTTATCCTGAAATAGCCTAGCCTCAAGCATTTCTTGATCTAGAGGGGATTGTACCCTAACTCTTCCTGAATTTTCAGTATGTAGCCAAATAGATCTTTCCTGAGTTTGGGATGGGAGGTCAGCAGAGGAGACGGGTGGATCTCGAAGCTGACCGTGTCTTGCTGGGTTATTTTCTCCTACTTAGATCCTAATAGCTACAACTGATAATGCTCAGACTGTGCTGCAGATTGACAATGCTAGACTGGCTGCTGATGACTTCAGAAACAAGTGAGTAGAAGATGACAGTCAATAGAGTTAATGTATCTGGGAGAACACAGGTCGGGTGGTAAGAGATGATGGCTCCTGCAATATCTAAAACTAGGGATGGACAGAGAACAGAAGGAGCTGGACACAGCGTGAATGACCCTTACTGATTATCCCTCATCTCCCTTTCAGGTATGAACATGAGTTGGCCCTGAGACAGACTGTGGAGGCTGACATTAATGGCCTGCGCAGGGTCCTGGATGAGTTGACTCTTGCCAGGACTGATCTGGAAATGCAGATTGAAAGCTTGAAGGAAGAATTGGTCTACCTGAAGAAGAACCATGAAGAGGTGAGGTCTCTGGGTCTCTGGCCAAGGGTTGGAGTATGGGGACTCAGGGAAGATCTTTCCTTGAGGAGAATCAGCTTCGGTGGGTGTGGGAGttgtggggaaagggagaagattcAGTTAACAGCCAAGAAAGAAGGGGAGCCTGGCTGCCCCCATGACACAAGTAATGGAGCCTCTCATCATCTCTAGGAGATGAACGCCCTCCGGGGCCAGACCGGTGGTGATGTCTCTGTGGAGATGGATGCTGCCCCTGGCATCAACCTCAGCCAAGTGCTGTCCGACATGCGTGATCAGTACGAGCAAATAGCAGAGAAGAATCGCCGGGATGCTGAGGCCTGGTTCTTGAGCAAGGTGAGTGTCCATAGTTCTTGAGCCCTCCGGGGAGAGAATGAGCCCCCTTCAAAAGCTCCCCCCTCAAACATGCCCATTTTCTTCCTATTGCAGACAGAGGAGCTCAACCGGGAAGTAGCCTCCAACAGCGAACTGGTCCAGAGCAGCAAGACTGAAATCTCTGAACTGCGCCGAACCCTTCAGGGACTGGAGATTGAACTGCAATCCCAGCTCAGCATGGTAGGTGAGCCAGGGTTCCCATCATAGGTCATTTAAGAGATTATCTACCCCCACTCAGAGCTTAACTTGGTAGAGGAAGAAACAAACTCAGATGGGTACAACCCTCTTTGGAAGTGATGGGGGGGCTCATTTTGATTCACATCAACTCAAACATTCTTCAAATGTCAGTTGCTGTGCTAGGCAATGGGTATAGAAAGAtaggaaacaaaaacaattctttctCTCAAGGTAGTTATGGGAGAAATCTTATCTAAATATACTACCCAAGCCTCAAAGGAAGTGTCTTGTTTCTGGTAGTAAATAGATCTTCTGATACCAAATTCTGTACTcatgtagtaagtgcttgataagtattttttcattcattcattcatcctccaacatccatctgttcattcattcatccttctggattctttcctttcctttccttctttcctccctctatccctccttccttccttttttcttccttctttctttccttcttttcttccttccttaaggtacaagaaagatgggaaggagaggaagtATGTTGCTTCAGCCTCTCAGAACATCTTTAGTTATCTTGAAATAGCCTAACCTTGagcttccttctctctctacctctttctttttttctctctttccctccctctttctttccctctctttctccttctctcccttccttcctcccttccttcctttctctctccttccttctttccttctttctttccttccttccttcttccttccttctttccttccttccttccttccttcctccctccctccttccctccctccctttctccctccctccctttcttccttccttctttcctcccttcctccctccctccctccctccttccttccttttttccttccttcttccattcttccctcctttccttccttcctttttctatcatCATATTACTTAGTTTTCTATCTTCATCACAGCCATTTTCAATAATACTGACAATATCCTCAgatattttttgcttatttaattttatttttataatgctgCTAAAAGAGCAGGGTAAACATTGTTAGCTCCGTTTTAAAGATGGTGAAAAAAACTAAGACCTAGAGGAGTGAGGTCATTTACTCCAGATCACACAGCCAATTGGTGGCTGAACCGAGTTGGGACTAGAATCAGTAGTGTGGTCTCTGGATTCCTGGAAGGGTGACCCCACTGTTGCTGaattccttgtcttctttcctctctccccctctcagaAAGCCTCCTTGGAAAACAACCTGGAAGAAACCAAAGGCCGCTACTGTCTCCAGCTGTCCCAGATCCAGGGGCTCATTGGCAGCGTTGAGGAGCAGCTAGCTCAGCTCCGGTGTGAGATGGAACAACAGAGCCAGGAGTATAAGATCCTCCTGGACGTGAAGACCCGGTTGGAGCAGGAGATTGCCACTTACCGGCGCTTGCTGGAGGGAGAGGATGCCCAGTGAGTGGTCCAGTCCCTCTCAACTTGATCTCCTTGCTCCCCCCCCTGCAATATAGGCTAAATTACCTTTATTCATGATGCCTTATTCTAACACATACTTTTCCCTTTGCTTTCAGTCTTTCTTCCCAGTACACATCTGGCCAGTCCTCCCACACCTCTCAGGAAGGTAAGGTTCTCTGGGTTTTATCTGCACATCTGGATTTCCCTCTTAAAGTCCATTGACTTCTAGGAAATCTAAGCTGGAAGGGTCCTTAGAGGTCAGGGATTCTTATTCTTTAATTGTGCTATAGATCCCttgggcagtctggtgaaacctactacttcctcctcagaataatgcataaaattaaaagcataaaatactgAAGATATCAAATAAAACCAGTtatatcaaaaagtatttattaaaaaggTTCATGGACCTCAGATGAAAAACTTCTGATTCTGGTCCAGTctcttttacaaaagaggaaactgagtctcaaaaagGGCAGATCTGGGACTCAAACTGAATTCTCTTGACTGTAGGCccaattctctttccccttctatccttctctctcattttatggaggagaaaaCAGGCCCAGATGAGGGAGTCTGAGCCTCTGAGGAAGGTTTATAAATCTGTCCTTCAGTTTATTTGGCAAGAGAGAAGGGAGCCCTGCATGACATTTTCCCTCCAGCCCCTACTTCACTCCCGGCTTTATGGACTCCTCTCACTTTTTACCTTCTCCCTCACTGCAGGGCACTCTGGCCGCCAGATCCGTCCCATCCTCAAGGAACAGACTGTGACCACCACCCACAGCCAAAGCCAGCGCTCCAAGCACTAATCTGTGCTCCCTGCCATAGCTGGACTGCAGGCTTAGTCTCCTGTCCTTCCTCCTGGCCCAGCTAGCCACTGTCCCTCCTGATGGTGGAAAGAGTTGGTTTTCAGGTTCACGGCCTGGGGACTTCTGCTGCTTTATTGCATTCCCGACTTTTCCAGAGTATATCCCAATCCCTTCCTCCTGTAGATTCCTAATAAAGCTGGCTTTCTGGTTATTGCAAACTTCAATTTGGTTTTCATTATTGAgaatgggagggagggatggtGGGCAAAGGTCAGCTTATATCAGTTTGGTCAGCTGTTGGTAcagttgaagtcaggaagagacatcttcctgaattcaaatctgggctccGACACtagtatgattctgggcaagacttaaccatgtttgcctcaattccttatctgtaaaatgagctggagaaggaaatggcaaaccattctagtgtctctgccaaggaaaccccagatggggccacaaagagccaaacatgactgaacaatagcaatcTGATCACTCAGTGTTTATTGGTGGGAAGAAGTTGTATGGATGAACCCAATGGCCATCACCTTTGGGCAGAACTATCCCTAGTAGGGGTGGTAGTTCATTTCTGGGGCAAAATAACTACCTgtgagagggggagggaaactcACCAAGGTGGGAGTGACCTTTGGGAGGACATCAGAAGGGGACATGATTTCTgctctgatgatgatgatgatgatgatgatgatgatgatgtgtgtATTATGGACTAATACCAGATAGGAGCctgttccttcctttctactaCTGTCTCCCTGAAACAAACCTCAGGGTTCCTTAAAGCAGAGATCTCAGGAAAATTAATCCTACCTTAGTGGTCTTAGCTTTGAAATAAAGGGTAAAATAGCAGAGTTAGTGAATGttaaagctagaaag includes:
- the LOC127560150 gene encoding keratin, type I cytoskeletal 16 isoform X2, translated to MTTCSRQFTSSSSMKGSCGLGGGSSRVSILGGGSCRAPSAYGGSGFGGMSVTTSRFSSGGACGLGGGYGGGFSSSSSFGGALGSGFGGGYGGGAGFGGGLGGGLGAGFGGGYGGMDGLLAGGEKVTMQNLNDRLASYLDKVRALEEANTDLEVKIRDWYQRQRPTEDKDYSPYFRTIEELKNKILIATTDNAQTVLQIDNARLAADDFRNKYEHELALRQTVEADINGLRRVLDELTLARTDLEMQIESLKEELVYLKKNHEEEMNALRGQTGGDVSVEMDAAPGINLSQVLSDMRDQYEQIAEKNRRDAEAWFLSKTEELNREVASNSELVQSSKTEISELRRTLQGLEIELQSQLSMKASLENNLEETKGRYCLQLSQIQGLIGSVEEQLAQLRCEMEQQSQEYKILLDVKTRLEQEIATYRRLLEGEDAHLSSQYTSGQSSHTSQEGHSGRQIRPILKEQTVTTTHSQSQRSKH